A genomic window from Litoribacterium kuwaitense includes:
- a CDS encoding OsmC family protein — protein MAKTVFKTTAHLQDGVQVKVKSRNFEITVDEPKNLGGTDTGMNPVELVLGALGACQAIVARIYAKKFQIEFSDFWIELEGDLDPDGFLLKADVRKGYTDIRYNIHIKTDAPKEKVEEFVAFIEQTCPVGDTLAQPVQLKVNQIVIEN, from the coding sequence ATGGCTAAAACGGTATTTAAAACGACTGCTCATTTACAAGACGGGGTTCAAGTAAAGGTTAAATCAAGAAATTTTGAAATTACTGTGGACGAGCCTAAAAACTTAGGCGGAACTGATACAGGAATGAATCCAGTAGAGCTTGTTTTAGGGGCACTTGGCGCATGCCAGGCGATTGTGGCTAGAATTTACGCTAAAAAATTTCAAATCGAGTTTAGTGATTTTTGGATAGAGCTTGAAGGAGACCTTGATCCAGACGGATTTTTATTAAAAGCCGATGTTAGAAAAGGTTATACAGATATTCGCTACAACATTCATATTAAAACGGATGCGCCAAAAGAAAAAGTGGAAGAATTTGTTGCCTTTATTGAACAGACATGCCCTGTCGGTGACACGTTAGCGCAACCTGTGCAATTAAAAGTAAACCAAATTGTTATTGAAAACTAA
- a CDS encoding Gfo/Idh/MocA family protein — translation MTVEKLRVGIVGSGGIAKAAHIPNYKKLEDAVVLAAVSDVAIERAEEVKEEFGFEVAYSDYEEMFQKANLDIVSICTPNKFHAPIAVAALKAGIHVLCEKPPAMTVEEAEQMKQAAEDAGKILAYGFHFRQQPQTQLLKKYILNGDLGRVYASNAIALRRRGIPGWGVFTNKELQGGGPLIDIGVHMLDTALYLMGYPEPSVVMGATYAEIGTRQGPGLMGAWDWENFTVEDMARGMIRFKDGGSLVVESSFAANIEKNETMNVKVMGSHGGADLFPLHIFQEKHGSLTDTKPAYLQEINPYEEQIRLYVESIQNGSLSDKLCSAEQGVIVQKIINGLYQSDETGVPVQF, via the coding sequence ATGACAGTAGAAAAATTGCGAGTAGGTATTGTTGGTAGTGGTGGTATAGCTAAAGCTGCACATATCCCTAACTACAAGAAGTTAGAAGACGCGGTTGTTTTAGCTGCTGTAAGTGATGTAGCAATCGAAAGAGCAGAAGAAGTGAAAGAAGAGTTTGGTTTTGAGGTTGCGTATAGCGATTATGAGGAAATGTTCCAGAAAGCAAATTTAGATATTGTTTCTATTTGTACCCCTAACAAATTTCATGCACCTATTGCTGTGGCTGCCCTTAAAGCTGGCATTCATGTTCTTTGTGAAAAGCCGCCGGCAATGACTGTTGAAGAGGCTGAACAAATGAAGCAAGCTGCTGAGGACGCGGGCAAAATTTTAGCGTATGGCTTCCATTTCCGCCAGCAGCCACAAACGCAATTGCTCAAAAAATATATTCTTAACGGAGATTTGGGCCGCGTTTATGCAAGTAACGCGATTGCACTTCGTCGCCGCGGTATTCCAGGATGGGGCGTTTTTACAAACAAAGAACTGCAAGGTGGAGGTCCTTTAATCGATATCGGTGTTCATATGCTTGACACGGCCTTATACTTAATGGGATATCCCGAGCCATCGGTCGTTATGGGTGCGACGTATGCAGAAATTGGCACAAGACAAGGTCCTGGCCTGATGGGTGCATGGGATTGGGAAAACTTCACAGTTGAAGACATGGCTCGTGGAATGATTCGTTTTAAAGATGGTGGTTCTTTAGTAGTAGAGAGTTCATTTGCAGCAAACATTGAAAAGAATGAAACGATGAACGTTAAGGTAATGGGGTCCCACGGAGGAGCTGACTTGTTCCCATTACATATTTTCCAAGAGAAGCACGGATCATTAACAGATACAAAACCAGCTTACTTGCAGGAGATCAACCCGTATGAAGAGCAAATACGCTTATATGTAGAAAGCATCCAAAACGGATCACTTTCCGATAAATTATGTTCAGCTGAACAAGGGGTGATCGTCCAAAAGATTATTAATGGATTGTATCAATCTGATGAAACTGGTGTGCCAGTTCAATTTTAA
- a CDS encoding helix-turn-helix domain-containing protein, with protein MIGDEIKRLRLLRNLSLSELASRANVAKSYLSSIERGLQQNPSLDVLNKLANELNVQVTHFLSHAEKENLLDDGWLQLAKEAMDSGMTKKELRDFIEYHRWRHQKEHQK; from the coding sequence ATGATAGGTGACGAAATTAAACGATTGCGTTTGTTACGGAATCTATCCCTCTCTGAGCTAGCCAGTCGAGCAAATGTGGCAAAATCATATTTAAGCTCAATCGAACGGGGCTTGCAGCAAAACCCTTCACTTGACGTGCTGAATAAACTTGCCAATGAATTAAACGTCCAGGTAACCCACTTTCTCTCTCACGCTGAAAAAGAAAATCTCCTGGACGATGGTTGGCTTCAACTTGCCAAAGAGGCGATGGATTCTGGTATGACTAAAAAAGAACTACGAGACTTTATTGAGTACCACCGTTGGCGTCATCAGAAAGAGCATCAGAAGTAG
- the lepB gene encoding signal peptidase I, producing the protein MEEQDQQDQNRRNEKQRSQWFDWVKTIGIALIAAYIIRSFLFSSYVVEGSSMEPTLQDGNLLLINKIGYTIGDIERFDVLVFHYNDKNDYVKRVIGLPGDHVVYKNDQLLINEKPLPEPYLSELKEQSLGRLTGDIDQIVPKGSLFVLGDNRRGSSDSRHFGFVPIDHVVGEVSLRFWPLNQFDFNFHS; encoded by the coding sequence ATGGAAGAACAAGACCAACAAGACCAAAATCGACGTAATGAAAAACAACGAAGTCAGTGGTTTGATTGGGTGAAAACCATTGGAATCGCTTTGATTGCAGCTTACATTATTCGAAGCTTTTTGTTTTCAAGCTATGTTGTTGAGGGAAGCTCTATGGAGCCAACGCTTCAAGATGGCAATTTGTTACTAATCAATAAAATTGGTTATACCATTGGGGATATTGAGCGTTTTGATGTGCTTGTCTTTCATTACAATGATAAAAATGATTATGTAAAGCGCGTCATTGGTCTTCCGGGAGATCATGTGGTCTATAAAAATGACCAACTCCTGATTAATGAAAAGCCACTTCCTGAGCCTTACTTGTCTGAGTTAAAAGAACAATCCCTTGGAAGATTAACTGGAGACATTGACCAGATTGTCCCTAAAGGAAGTTTGTTTGTTTTAGGTGACAACCGACGAGGAAGTTCAGACAGCCGTCATTTCGGTTTTGTACCAATTGATCATGTTGTTGGAGAAGTCAGTTTGCGTTTTTGGCCATTAAATCAGTTTGATTTTAATTTTCATTCATGA
- a CDS encoding ThuA domain-containing protein codes for MAIRVTIWNEFRHEQQNEQVKEVYPDGIHEALASYLNKCKGITTKTATLDEPEHGLTDDVLENTDVLIWWGHTAHHEVDDAVVEKVYNRVHAGMGLIALHSAHFSKIFKKLMGTTCDLKWREANDKERLWVTAPNHPIAQGIGDYIELPAEEMYGEFFDIPQPDHVIFTSWFTGGEVFRSGCTFTRSNGKIFYFRPGHETYPTYYNEEILHVIENGVRWAAPVDWKDFNFGNAQPLEDM; via the coding sequence ATGGCTATTCGAGTAACGATATGGAATGAATTTCGCCATGAGCAACAAAATGAACAGGTAAAAGAAGTGTACCCAGACGGAATCCATGAAGCGTTAGCCTCTTATTTAAACAAATGCAAAGGAATAACAACAAAAACAGCCACTTTGGATGAGCCGGAGCACGGGCTCACTGATGACGTTTTAGAGAATACTGATGTGCTTATTTGGTGGGGGCATACGGCTCACCATGAAGTAGACGATGCTGTTGTTGAAAAAGTGTACAATCGAGTTCATGCTGGTATGGGGCTTATCGCATTGCATTCAGCCCACTTTTCTAAGATTTTCAAAAAGCTAATGGGGACAACATGTGATCTAAAATGGCGTGAAGCCAATGATAAAGAACGTCTTTGGGTCACTGCGCCAAATCACCCTATTGCTCAAGGCATTGGTGACTATATCGAATTGCCAGCAGAGGAAATGTATGGTGAGTTCTTTGATATCCCTCAACCTGATCACGTCATTTTTACGAGCTGGTTCACAGGTGGGGAAGTTTTTAGAAGCGGATGTACATTTACAAGGAGTAACGGAAAGATTTTTTACTTCCGCCCTGGTCATGAAACATATCCAACTTACTATAATGAAGAAATTCTTCATGTGATTGAAAACGGTGTGCGCTGGGCTGCACCAGTAGATTGGAAAGACTTTAACTTCGGCAACGCACAACCCCTTGAAGATATGTAA
- the sipW gene encoding signal peptidase I SipW — MSVLRLLKGLGNVLFYTAVITVAIMFILTKAGQGEASLFGYQFKVVLSGSMEPTMQTGSVIAVEPVKSDADIGVQDIVTFITPEEQLVTHRIIEERSEGVFLTKGDNNDAADAELLRSENITATYAGFTIPLLGYLIMFMKSNWGPVVMLIVPGIILIAHAIFTAWSIIRELERKAKGNEAVANQQNKAQEEKQWV, encoded by the coding sequence ATGTCAGTGCTACGTCTTTTGAAAGGTCTCGGTAATGTTTTATTCTACACAGCTGTAATTACAGTGGCCATAATGTTTATTCTAACGAAAGCTGGTCAAGGAGAAGCATCTTTATTTGGATACCAGTTTAAGGTGGTTCTTTCTGGGTCAATGGAGCCTACGATGCAGACAGGTTCAGTCATTGCAGTAGAGCCGGTAAAAAGTGATGCGGACATAGGTGTTCAGGACATCGTTACGTTTATCACTCCAGAAGAACAACTCGTGACTCACCGCATTATCGAAGAGCGGTCCGAAGGTGTTTTTCTAACAAAAGGAGATAACAATGACGCTGCTGATGCAGAATTGTTACGCTCTGAAAATATTACTGCGACGTACGCAGGCTTTACAATTCCCTTACTCGGATATTTGATCATGTTTATGAAATCGAACTGGGGTCCAGTCGTCATGCTCATTGTCCCTGGCATCATCCTTATTGCCCATGCCATCTTCACTGCATGGAGCATTATTCGTGAGCTTGAGAGGAAAGCCAAAGGAAATGAGGCAGTAGCAAACCAACAAAACAAAGCACAGGAGGAAAAACAATGGGTTTAA
- a CDS encoding class D sortase, protein MRIGKWVLAFSSLIAGAALIFYPIVQSQKIDAKQSELLNTLAAQRKESNSALDAIFQNGPPVDSSVTAETATSSAIAQLTIPGIEANMPVVNGASLEDMKYAAGRMKGTAPIGSVGNAAVAAHRSFTEGQFFNRLDEVKDGDQVIVQTADETYIYIVEQTTRVLPNDVSVLEPSGESSELTLITCDPMINPTHRLIVKAKLAEKPTSDALSDDANGGTQ, encoded by the coding sequence ATGCGAATTGGAAAATGGGTATTAGCATTTTCTAGTCTGATAGCAGGTGCTGCCCTTATTTTTTATCCAATTGTTCAAAGTCAAAAAATTGACGCAAAGCAATCTGAGCTACTGAACACATTAGCGGCTCAACGCAAGGAAAGTAACTCTGCATTGGACGCTATCTTCCAAAATGGCCCTCCTGTTGACAGTAGTGTGACTGCCGAGACGGCTACTTCTTCAGCAATTGCCCAGTTAACCATCCCGGGAATTGAGGCTAACATGCCGGTTGTCAATGGGGCATCCCTTGAAGATATGAAGTATGCTGCAGGACGGATGAAAGGGACAGCCCCAATCGGCAGTGTTGGAAACGCAGCCGTGGCAGCCCATCGCAGTTTTACTGAAGGCCAATTTTTTAATCGTTTAGATGAAGTGAAAGATGGAGATCAAGTCATTGTTCAAACTGCAGATGAAACTTATATCTATATCGTAGAACAGACTACGAGAGTTTTGCCTAATGACGTTTCAGTCTTAGAGCCTTCAGGAGAATCTTCGGAGTTAACATTAATTACATGTGATCCTATGATTAATCCGACACATCGACTTATTGTGAAGGCAAAGTTAGCAGAAAAGCCTACTTCTGATGCTCTTTCTGATGACGCCAACGGTGGTACTCAATAA
- a CDS encoding TasA family protein, with protein sequence MGLKKKLAGSVLSASLGLSLVGGGTWAAFNDIEEATGTFGAGTLDLDINDQDGVETALVLRNLKPGDSLEHEFVLHNNGTLAIKDVLMTIDVPEEGFMNGDNEYERHTGESADNTAGEFLEQFQVEILRVDEATGDNFRIIEPEDGITLEDIRNGNLDGVVTVDDKLNLAPMHPGAEDYSGLPVLPEETETIKFKLTFVDDQTTVGDSNYMEQNKFQGDEVTINMSLEARQWNGLDITEETDVDPDTGEVIDNKRSYNGLTPEEYEAAADSE encoded by the coding sequence ATGGGTTTAAAAAAGAAACTAGCAGGTAGCGTACTTTCAGCAAGCTTAGGATTATCATTAGTTGGAGGAGGAACGTGGGCAGCATTTAACGATATTGAAGAAGCAACAGGAACGTTTGGCGCCGGTACGCTTGACTTAGATATCAATGATCAAGATGGCGTAGAAACTGCGTTAGTCTTACGCAATTTAAAACCTGGCGATTCTTTAGAGCATGAATTTGTCCTACACAATAACGGTACACTTGCCATTAAAGATGTATTAATGACTATTGATGTACCTGAAGAAGGATTTATGAATGGTGATAACGAGTACGAAAGACATACTGGAGAATCAGCAGACAATACAGCTGGTGAATTCCTTGAGCAATTTCAGGTTGAAATTTTACGGGTAGATGAGGCAACAGGTGACAATTTCCGAATTATTGAGCCTGAAGATGGTATCACGTTAGAAGACATTCGAAACGGTAATTTAGATGGTGTTGTCACAGTTGATGACAAGCTGAATTTAGCGCCAATGCATCCAGGAGCAGAAGACTATTCAGGTCTCCCAGTCCTTCCTGAAGAAACAGAAACGATTAAGTTCAAGTTAACTTTTGTCGATGATCAAACAACTGTTGGTGATTCCAATTACATGGAACAAAACAAATTCCAAGGTGACGAAGTGACGATCAATATGAGCCTTGAAGCTAGACAATGGAATGGTCTTGACATTACTGAGGAAACAGATGTTGATCCTGATACAGGAGAAGTCATTGACAATAAGCGTTCTTATAATGGATTGACTCCTGAAGAGTATGAAGCTGCTGCGGATAGCGAATAA